A window from Mangifera indica cultivar Alphonso chromosome 2, CATAS_Mindica_2.1, whole genome shotgun sequence encodes these proteins:
- the LOC123205472 gene encoding tRNA ligase 1 — protein MSASQIIIFKLSFSHSIRRSCFSSSSKSIAFFFLRSSNSYLTLPRSIRFTSPVSPSSSSSVITNQGRGGYGQQTWVQKPTTEITSTAMEDTTSSIAEAVSNRLSELSIAENNGQSHASVQAVKLGSVQVANQDPMQGQKVLWKPNSYGTVSGATETGNASEAATSQKSSMSLSKILKGNLLENFTVDNSTYSLAEIRATFYPKFENEKSDQEVRARMIEVVSKGLGTLEVSLKHSGSLFMYAGHKGGAYAKNSFGNIYTAVGVFVLGRLFREAWGAEALKKQAQFNDFLEENRMCISMELVTAVLGDHGQRPQEDYAVVTAVTELGNGKPKFYSTPKIIAFCRKWRLPTNHVWLFSTRKSATSFFAAYDALCEEGTATSVCRALDEVADISIPGSIDHIKVQGEILEGLVARIVSHESSKQMEEVLQDFPPLPIEGADLDLGPSLRAICAANRSDEKQQIKALLQSVGSSFCPAYLDWFGTETGDIHSKNADRSVLTKFLQSHPADFSTAKLQEMIRLIRERRFPAAFKCYHNFHKIDSVSKDNLFYKMVIHVHSDSTFRRYQKEMRHKPGLWPLYRGFFVDINLFKANKEKSAEIAKSNSMGGIACGNGGVSGTGDLADDDANLMIKLKFLTYKIRTFLIRNGLSILFKDGPAAYKAYYLRQMNIWGTSAAKQRQLSKMLDEWAVYIRRKHGNRQLSSSVYLSEAEPFLEQYARRSPENQALIGSAGNLVRAEEFLAIVEGVRDEEGDLDTEREVPPSTGPSVEIAVQKDEGLIVFFPGIPGCAKSALCKELLNAPGGLGDDRPVHSLMGDLIKGKYWAKVADERRKRPYSILLADKNAPNEEVWRQIESMCRSTRASAVPVVPDSKGTDTNPFSLDALAVFMFRVLQRVNHPGNLDKNSPNAGYVLLMFYHLYDGKSREEFESELVERFDSLIKMPLLKDDRRPLPDGVKSVLEEGINLYKLHSNRHGRLESTKGSYAKEWAKWEKQLRDTLDSNANYLESVQVPFESVVKQVLEKLRLVAKGEHQTVSTEKRKFGVIVFAAVSLPDTNILSLLKNLSGKDPNIEHFFKDKDMEHCLKKAHVTLAHKKSHGVSVVASYGPFLHQNVPVELTALLFTDKMAALEAQLGSVDGEKIISQNQWPHVTIWTGEGVAPKEANNLPQLHSEGKATLIEINPPTTITGTLEFY, from the exons ATGTCGGCATCGCAGATAATCATCTTCAAGCTCTCTTTCTCTCACTCTATCCGTCgttcttgtttttcttcttcttcgaaATCCATAGCTTTCTTCTTCCTTCGTTCCTCTAATTCTTACTTAACCCTACCTCGCTCTATTCGTTTTACTTCCCCCGTTTcaccatcatcttcttcttcagtaATCACGAATCAG GGACGAGGTGGTTATGGACAACAAACTTGGGTACAAAAGCCAACAACAGAAATAACATCTACAGCCATGGAGGATACAACCTCTTCCATTGCAGAAGCCGTCAGTAACAGACTAAGTGAATTGAGTATTGCTGAAAACAATGGACAATCTCATGCTTCTGTTCAAGCTGTCAAACTTGGGAGTGTGCAAGTGGCAAACCAGGATCCCATGCAAGGTCAAAAGGTATTGTGGAAACCAAATTCCTATGGGACAGTGAGTGGGGCCACAGAAACTGGAAATGCATCTGAAGCAGCAACATCCCAAAAAAGCAGCATGAGTTTGAGTAAAATATTGAAGGGAAATCTGTTGGAAAATTTCACGGTGGACAATTCGACTTATTCACTTGCTGAAATAAGAGCCACATTCTATCCTAAATTCGAAAATGAGAAGTCTGATCAAGAG GTCAGGGCCAGGATGATAGAAGTGGTATCTAAAGGCCTGGGAACCTTGGAG GTTTCACTGAAGCACTCTGGTTCTCTTTTTATGTATGCGGGTCACAAGGGTGGAGCATATGCCAAGAACAGCTTCGGCAATAT ATACACTGCTGTTGGTGTTTTTGTCCTTGGACGGCTGTTTCGTGAGGCATGGGGTGCTGAAGCTCTTAAAAAGCAAGCCCAGTTCAATGATTTTCTTGAG GAGAATCGTATGTGTATATCAATGGAATTGGTAACTGCTGTTTTAGGAGACCATGGACAACGTCCTCAAGAAGATTATG CTGTGGTGACAGCAGTCACAGAATTGGGCAATGGAAAGCCAAAGTTTTACTCAACTCCCAAAATAATTGCTTTTTGTCGGAAATGGCGTTTACCAACAAATCATGTGTGGTTGTTCTCAACTCG GAAATCAGCGACTTCATTTTTTGCAGCTTATGATGCACTCTGTGAAGAAGGAACAGCAACTTCTGTATGCAGGGCTCTTGATGAAGTTGCTGATATATCTATACCAG GTTCAATAGATCATATTAAGGTTCAGGGTGAAATTTTAGAGGGTCTTGTTGCTCGTATAGTAAGCCATGAGAGCTCCAAGCAAATGGAGGAGGTTTTGCAAGATTTTCCTCCTCTGCCAATTGAGGGAG CTGATCTTGATTTGGGACCAAGCCTGAGAGCAATTTGTGCTGCAAATAGGTCAGATGAGAAACAG CAAATAAAAGCGCTTCTTCAGAGTGTTGGCTCATCATTCTGTCCTGCCTATTTAGATTGGTTTGGAACTGAAACTGGTGATATTCATTCAAAAAATGCCGACAGATCTGTTCTGACAAAATTTTTGCAATCTCATCCTGCTGATTTTTCAACTGCCAAGTTGCAG GAAATGATTCGTTTGATACGAGAGAGGCGTTTCCCAGCTGCCTTCAAATGTTATCATAACTTCCACAAGATTGACTCTGTTTCAAAGGACAACCTTTTCTATAAAATGGTCATTCATGTTCACAGTGACTCAACTTTTCGCCGATACCAAAAAGAGATGAG GCACAAGCCAGGATTATGGCCGTTATATCGAG GtttttttgttgatattaaTCTATTCAAggcaaacaaagaaaaatctgCTGAAATTGCAAAAAGCAATAGTATGGGAGGAATTGCTTGTGGCAATGGTGGTGTATCAGGAACAGGTGATTTGGCTGATGATGATGCAAACTTAATGATCAAATTGAAGTTCCTCACATACAAG ATCAGAACATTTCTCATCCGTAATGGCTTGTCAATTCTTTTCAAGGATGGTCCTGCTGCTTACAAAGCCTACTACCTGAG GCAAATGAACATATGGGGCACTTCTGCAGCAAAGCAAAGACAACTTAGCAAGATGCTAGATGAAtg GGCTGTGTACATACGGAGAAAGCATGGAAACAGACAACTATCATCATCAGTATATCTTTCTGAAGCTGAGCCTTTCCTCGAGCAGTATGCCAGACGAAGTCCTGAGAATCAGGCTTTAATAGGGTCTGCTGGAAACTTAGTGAGGGCTGAAGAATTCCTGGCCATTGTTGAAGGAGTTAGGGATGAAGAAGGTGATCTGGATACCGAGCGGGAGGTACCACCAAGCACTGGACCCTCAGTCGAGATTGCAGTTCAGAAAGACGAGGGTTTAATAGTTTTCTTTCCAG GAATACCTGGTTGTGCTAAGTCTGCTCTTTGCAAGGAATTACTGAATGCTCCAGGAGGACTTGGAGATGATAGGCCAGTCCATAGTTTGATGGGTGACCTAATAAAAG GAAAATATTGGGCTAAAGTTGCTGATGAGCGGAGGAAAAGACCGTATTCTATTTTGCTTGCTGATAAGAATGCCCCAAATGAAGAAGTCTGGAGACAG ATCGAAAGCATGTGCCGCAGCACTAGAGCTTCTGCAGTTCCTGTTGTACCTGATTCTAAAG GAACGGATACAAATCCCTTTTCTCTTGATGCATTAGCTGTTTTCATGTTTCGTGTGCTTCAAAGAGTTAATCATCCG GGAAATCTTGACAAGAATTCTCCAAATGCTGGCTATGTGCTGCTAATGTTTTATCACCTATATGATGGCAAG AGCCGTGAAGAGTTTGAAAGTGAATTAGTTGAACGTTTTGATTCTCTTATCAAAATGCCATTACTAAAAGACGACAG GAGACCTCTGCCTGATGGTGTGAAGTCTGTTTTGGAGGAGGGTATAAATCTATACAAGCTTCACAGTAACAGACATGGAAG ATTGGAATCCACCAAAGGATCTTATGCAAAGGAATGGGCTAAATGGGAGAAACAGTTGCGAGACACTTTAGATAGCAATGCCAACTATCTGGAATCTGTTCAG GTTCCGTTTGAATCTGTGGTTAAGCAAGTGTTGGAAAAACTTAGGCTTGTTGCAAAGGGTGAGCACCAAACAGTGAGTACCGAGAAGAGGAAGTTTGGAGTCATTGTTTTTGCTGCTGTTTCTCTACCTGATACAAATATCCTAAGCCTCCTTAAAAAT TTATCTGGGAAGGATCCAAACATTGAGCATTTTTTCAAGGACAAAGACATGGAGCATTGCCTTAAGAAGGCACATGTTACTCTGGCTCACAAGAAGAGCCACGGTGTATCGGTTGTTGCCAGTTATGGTCCCTTTCTCCATCAAAATGTACCTGTTGAATTGACCGCATTGCTCTTCACTGATAAAATGGCTGCATTGGAAGCTCAACTTGGTTCTGTTGACggggaaaaaataatttcacaaAACCAGTGGCCCCATGTTACCATATGGACTGGAGAGGGAGTTGCACCAAAGGAGGCTAACAACTTGCCACAATTGCATTCAGAGGGGAAAGCAACCCTTATCGAAATCAATCCTCCGACTACCATAACAGGCACATTGGAATTTTATTAA
- the LOC123205495 gene encoding (R)-specific enoyl-CoA hydratase: MLIKSLLSSSFPSVVRCFSSIEPNVLRSGDILRQTRVYSSEDVLEYSKVSQDSNPLHFEPEIARAAGFDDPLVHGMLVAALFPRIISSHFPGAIYVSQSLHFRLPVYIGDKILGEVQALNIREMKKKYLVKFSTKCLKNGELVVLDGEAMAILPTLAVFEEQSTIDRS; the protein is encoded by the exons ATGTTGATCAAGAGTCTGCTCTCAAGTAGTTTCCCCTCTGTGGTGAGGTGTTTTTCATCAATAGAACCGAATGTACTTAGAAGTGGAGATATCTTGAGACAAACAAGGGTATATTCGAGTGAAGATGTTCTTGAATACTCTAAGGTCAGTCAGGACTCCAATCCTCTTCATTTTGAACCCGAAATTGCTAGAGCCGCTGGTTTTGATGATCCACTTGTTCATGGGATGCTTGTTGCTGCACTATTTCCTCGGATCATTTCTTCCCATTTT CCTGGAGCAATATATGTATCCCAAAGCCTGCATTTCAGGTTACCAGTCTACATTGGAGACAAGATTCTTGGTGAGGTACAAGCTCTTAATATaagagaaatgaagaaaaaataccT agtgaaatTCTCAACAAAGTGTTTGAAGAATGGCGAACTTGTAGTTCTTGATGGCGAGGCAATGGCAATATTACCAACTCTTGCTGTGTTTGAAGAACAATCCACCATAGATAGGAGCTAG
- the LOC123205481 gene encoding adenylate kinase isoenzyme 6 homolog: MVQDKKRNRPNILITGTPGTGKTTTSTALAESTQLRHINIGDLVREKKLHDGWDDELECHIINEDLVCDELEDLMEEGGNIVDYHGCDFFPERWFDCIIVLQAENSVLYDRLTRRGYSGAKLSNNIECEIFQVLLEEAKESYPEDIVLALNSNTIEDITANVATLTDWVRNWQPSS, encoded by the exons ATGGTGCAAGATAAAAAGAGGAATCGACCGAACATATTGATAACTGGAACACCCGGAACAGGAAAAACGACAACATCGACTGCTTTAGCGGAGTCAACCCAGCTTCGCCACATAAACATTGGGGATTtggttagagaaaaaaaattacatgacGGCTGGGATGATGAACTCGAGTGCCACATCATCAACGAAGACCTG GTGTGTGATGAACTTGAGGATTTAATGGAAGAAGGTGGTAATATTGTGGATTACCATGGATGTGATTTCTTTCCAGAGCGATGGTTTGATTGTATTATCGTGCTTCAAGCTGAAAATTCTGTTTTGTATGATCGTTTGACTAGGAG AGGTTATTCTGGGGCTAAGCTTTCCAACAATATTGAATGTGAAATCTTTCAAGTTTTGCTGGAGGAGGCAAAAGAAAGTTATCCAGAGGATATTGTCCTGGCTTTGAACAGCAATACCATTGAGGATATCACTGCAAATGTTGCAACTTTGACAGATTGGGTCAGGAATTGGCAACCAAGTTCCTAG
- the LOC123208991 gene encoding exonuclease V, chloroplastic isoform X1 has translation MSESHGPSASNINNIIVPEISVEFVSDEEMAIIDAALAATRCSLTSSKISSICSPSQLQRNARSLRSITLLSKRRFSGCSAPDIEDSGDLGLSKKRNEVPESFLERFRKARSLSVTDITGTEWCEKQMEFTLLYCRKRVSKAMRAGEARHKKLVEEQVSTEVKILGRSVEEVWAIKLINFITGANQLLSEGLTRELPLYGFIEGVWMVGVIDEIRMPIKETHGSPILVDTKTRVRETLPSESQRRNRRLQLMCYKCMWDNLAAGGFPPRQFFNYFSLNPDHVLSEEIRKSSTDAGYPAKTLEDIVTFYMNTWNMLQPTHDQLLLRYEFQKDESLVVEEKFSYDQNWLKSQIQNCLEFWKGEREANYTPVEERWKCQFCQFARMCSGNP, from the exons atgtccGAGTCACACGGCCCCTCCGCTTcaaacattaataatattattgtgcCGGAAATTTCAGTCGAGTTCGTGAGCGATGAAGAGATGGCTATAATCGATGCAGCCTTGGCTGCAACTCGCTGTTCACTCACTTCCTCTAAGATTTCTTCGATCTGTTCTCCATCTCAGCTTCAAAGAAACGCCAGGTCTCTGCGCTCTATCACTTTGCTATCGAAAAGGAGGTTTTCGGGGTGTAGTGCACCTGATATTGAGGATTCGGGTGATTTGGGGTTGAGCAAGAAGAGGAATGAGGTTCCCGAATCGTTTTTGGAACGATTTAGGAAGGCAAGAAGCTTGTCTGTTACTGACATAACTGGCACG GAATGGTGTGAAAAACAAATGGAGTTCACTCTCCTTTATTGTAGAAAAAGAGTAAGCAAAGCTATGAGGGCTGGCGAGGCACGCCATAAAAAACTTGTTGAAGAG CAGGTCTCTACAGAAGTCAAAATTCTTGGCCGGTCAGTTGAAGAAGTGTGGgctattaaattaatcaatttcataACTGGAGCAAATCAATTGTTGTCTGAAGGGCTGACACGTGAGCTGCCACT ATATGGCTTTATAGAAGGTGTATGGATGGTGGGAGTGATTGACGAGATCCGGATGCCCATAAAAGAAACTCATGGGAGCCCAATATTAGTAGACACAAAAACACGTGTCCGAGAGACACTTCCTTCTGAATCACAAAGAAGAAATAGAAG GCTTCAACTAATGTGCTACAAGTGTATGTGGGACAATTTAGCAGCTGGTGGTTTTCCACCCAGACagttttttaattacttttcgCTGAATCCTGATCATGTCTTGTCtgaagaaataagaaagagcAGCACTGATGCAGGCTATCCAGCAAAG ACCCTTGAGGACATTGTGACATTCTATATGAACACATGGAACATGCTGCAGCCTACCCATGACCAACTATTACTTAG ATACGAATTTCAGAAAGATGAGTCACTAGTTGTTGAAGAGAAATTTTCTTATGACCAAAATTGGCTCAagagtcaaattcaaaattgCCTTGAATTCTGGAAGGGTGAGCGGGAAGCTAATTACACACCAGTGGAAGAGCGATGGAAATGCCAGTTTTGTCAATTTGCGCGGATGTGCTCTGGAAATCCTTAG
- the LOC123208991 gene encoding exonuclease V, chloroplastic isoform X2, which produces MSESHGPSASNINNIIVPEISVEFVSDEEMAIIDAALAATRCSLTSSKISSICSPSQLQRNARSLRSITLLSKRRFSGCSAPDIEDSGDLGLSKKRNEVPESFLERFRKARSLSVTDITGTEWCEKQMEFTLLYCRKRVSKAMRAGEARHKKLVEEVSTEVKILGRSVEEVWAIKLINFITGANQLLSEGLTRELPLYGFIEGVWMVGVIDEIRMPIKETHGSPILVDTKTRVRETLPSESQRRNRRLQLMCYKCMWDNLAAGGFPPRQFFNYFSLNPDHVLSEEIRKSSTDAGYPAKTLEDIVTFYMNTWNMLQPTHDQLLLRYEFQKDESLVVEEKFSYDQNWLKSQIQNCLEFWKGEREANYTPVEERWKCQFCQFARMCSGNP; this is translated from the exons atgtccGAGTCACACGGCCCCTCCGCTTcaaacattaataatattattgtgcCGGAAATTTCAGTCGAGTTCGTGAGCGATGAAGAGATGGCTATAATCGATGCAGCCTTGGCTGCAACTCGCTGTTCACTCACTTCCTCTAAGATTTCTTCGATCTGTTCTCCATCTCAGCTTCAAAGAAACGCCAGGTCTCTGCGCTCTATCACTTTGCTATCGAAAAGGAGGTTTTCGGGGTGTAGTGCACCTGATATTGAGGATTCGGGTGATTTGGGGTTGAGCAAGAAGAGGAATGAGGTTCCCGAATCGTTTTTGGAACGATTTAGGAAGGCAAGAAGCTTGTCTGTTACTGACATAACTGGCACG GAATGGTGTGAAAAACAAATGGAGTTCACTCTCCTTTATTGTAGAAAAAGAGTAAGCAAAGCTATGAGGGCTGGCGAGGCACGCCATAAAAAACTTGTTGAAGAG GTCTCTACAGAAGTCAAAATTCTTGGCCGGTCAGTTGAAGAAGTGTGGgctattaaattaatcaatttcataACTGGAGCAAATCAATTGTTGTCTGAAGGGCTGACACGTGAGCTGCCACT ATATGGCTTTATAGAAGGTGTATGGATGGTGGGAGTGATTGACGAGATCCGGATGCCCATAAAAGAAACTCATGGGAGCCCAATATTAGTAGACACAAAAACACGTGTCCGAGAGACACTTCCTTCTGAATCACAAAGAAGAAATAGAAG GCTTCAACTAATGTGCTACAAGTGTATGTGGGACAATTTAGCAGCTGGTGGTTTTCCACCCAGACagttttttaattacttttcgCTGAATCCTGATCATGTCTTGTCtgaagaaataagaaagagcAGCACTGATGCAGGCTATCCAGCAAAG ACCCTTGAGGACATTGTGACATTCTATATGAACACATGGAACATGCTGCAGCCTACCCATGACCAACTATTACTTAG ATACGAATTTCAGAAAGATGAGTCACTAGTTGTTGAAGAGAAATTTTCTTATGACCAAAATTGGCTCAagagtcaaattcaaaattgCCTTGAATTCTGGAAGGGTGAGCGGGAAGCTAATTACACACCAGTGGAAGAGCGATGGAAATGCCAGTTTTGTCAATTTGCGCGGATGTGCTCTGGAAATCCTTAG
- the LOC123208990 gene encoding vicilin-like seed storage protein At2g28490 gives MRNLLTLLLLVLVFSHGLTMTRGYRDEDDDWRLEREWEREERGGEEEEDERPDRGAERFLLQDAKHVVKTEAGDVRVIRSVGRRIVNREMHIGFISMEPQSLFIPQYTDSNLILFIRRGEARLGCIYKDKLVEKTLKMGDLYRIPAGSAFYVLNTGEGQKLHIISSIDPSESLGLGTFQSFFIGGGSYPTSILAGFGKETLSNAFNVSSEEVEDVLTRQQDGPIVYLPDSHAPSLWSKFLQLNEQKRLQHLKRVLEFQEKPQEREQMAWSWRKLLKSVFGAEDRKDTRATGGSPDSYNIYKRSPDFRNNYGWTVALDESDYKPLKHSGIGVYLVNLTAGSMLAPHVNPTATEYGIVLRGSGRIQINYPNGSSAFDAQVNEGDVFWVPRYFAFCQIASRKGPFEFFGFTTSARKNRPQFLVGSSSLLRTLPSPELAAAFGVSEDRIRNLVHAQREAVILPTAAAAPPDKTDKNEKKFEKPPYMIRNFGNDMILGFD, from the exons ATGAGAAATCTGCTCACTCTTTTGCTGTTAGTGCTGGTTTTCAGTCATGGACTGACCATGACTAGGGGATatagagatgaagatgatgattgGAGGCTGGAAAGAGAATGGGAGAGAGAGGAGAGGGgcggtgaagaagaagaagatgaaagacCAGACCGTGGAGCAGAAAGATTCTTGTTGCAGGACGCAAAGCATGTGGTGAAGACTGAGGCTGGTGATGTGCGTGTAATAAGGAGTGTTGGAAGAAGAATTGTGAACAGGGAGATGCATATTGGGTTCATTTCTATGGAGCCACAGAGTCTTTTCATTCCTCAATATACTGACTCCAATTTGATCCTCTTCATTCGAAGAG GAGAAGCCAGACTTGGATGCATCTACAAAGATAAACTGGTGGAAAAGACATTGAAGATGGGTGACCTGTACAGAATTCCGGCCGGTTCAGCTTTCTATGTGTTGAACACAGGGGAAGGGCAGAAGCTTCATATCATTAGCAGCATTGACCCATCCGAGAGTTTGGGATTGGGAACTTTCCAG TCTTTCTTCATTGGTGGAGGATCATATCCCACATCTATTCTAGCTGGATTTGGCAAGGAAACACTTTCAAATGCTTTTAAC GTCTCCAGCGAAGAAGTGGAGGATGTGTTAACCAGGCAACAAGATGGTCCAATTGTATACTTACCCGATTCTCATGCACCAAGCTTGTGGTCAAAATTCTTGCAATTGAATGAGCAAAAGAGACTACAACACCTAAAGAGAGTGCTGGAGTTCCAAGAAAAGCCACAAGAAAGAGAGCAAATGGCATGGTCATGGAGGAAACTCTTGAAATCAGTATTTGGGGCCGAAGATAGGAAGGATACAAGAGCAACAGGTGGATCCCCAGACTCATACAACATATATAAAAGAAGCCCTGACTTCAGGAACAACTATGGATGGACTGTTGCTCTTGATGAGTCTGATTATAAACCTCTTAAACACTCCGGCATCGGTGTTTATCTTGTTAATCTCACAGCG GGATCAATGCTGGCACCTCATGTGAATCCAACTGCCACTGAATATGGGATTGTGCTGAGAGGATCAGGAAGAATCCAAATAAATTATCCAAATGGAAGCTCGGCATTCGACGCACAAGTGAATGAAGGCGATGTGTTTTGGGTGCCGCGGTACTTTGCATTCTGTCAAATCGCATCGAGAAAAGGGCCTTTTGAGTTCTTCGGATTTACAACCTCAGCACGCAAGAATAGACCACAGTTCCTTGTAGGTTCGAGCTCACTTCTTCGGACTCTGCCTAGCCCCGAGCTCGCAGCTGCATTCGGCGTGAGCGAGGATCGGATTAGAAACCTCGTCCATGCACAGCGTGAAGCTGTTATATTGCCTACGGCAGCTGCAGCACCGCCGGATAAGACGGACAAGAATGAAAAGAAGTTTGAAAAGCCGCCGTATATGATCAGAAACTTCGGTAATGACATGATCTTGGGGTTTGATTAA
- the LOC123209571 gene encoding elongation factor 1-alpha — protein sequence MGKEKVHINIVVIGHVDSGKSTTTGHLIYKLGGIDKRVIERFEKEAAEMNKRSFKYAWVLDKLKAERERGITIDIALWKFETTKYYCTVIDAPGHRDFIKNMITGTSQADCAVLIIDSTTGGFEAGISKDGQTREHALLAFTLGVKQMICCCNKMDATTPKYSKARYDEIVKEVSSYLKKVGYNPEKIPFVPISGFEGDNMIERSTNLDWYKGPTLLEALDQINEPKRPSDKPLRLPLQDVYKIGGIGTVPVGRVETGVLKPGMVVTFGPSGLSTEVKSVEMHHEALQEALPGDNVGFNVKNVAVKDLKRGYVASNSKDDPAKEAANFTSQVIIMNHPGQIGNGYAPVLDCHTSHIAVKFAEILTKIDRRSGKELEKEPKFLKNGDAGMIKMVPTKPMVVETFSEYPPLGRFAVRDMRQTVAVGVIKNVEKKDPTGAKVTKSAAKKK from the exons ATGGGTAAAGAGAAGGTTCACATTAACATTGTGGTCATCGGCCATGTCGACTCTGGAAAGTCAACGACCACTGGACATTTGATCTACAAGCTTGGAGGTATTGACAAGCGTGTGATTGAGAGGTTCGAGAAGGAGGCTGCTGAAATGAACAAGAGGTCATTTAAATATGCCTGGGTGCTTGACAAACTCAAGGCTGAGCGAGAGCGTGGTATCACCATTGATATTGCCCTGTGGAAGTTTGAGACCACTAAGTACTACTGCACTGTCATTGATGCTCCTGGACATCGTGATTTTATCAAGAACATGATCACTGGTACTTCGCAGGCTGACTGTGCTGTCCTTATCATTGACTCCACCACTGGTGGTTTTGAAGCTGGTATTTCCAAGGACGGTCAGACTCGGGAGCATGCTTTACTTGCTTTTACCCTTGGTGTCAAGCAGATGATTTGCTGCTGCAACAAG ATGGATGCCACAACACCAAAGTACTCCAAGGCAAGGTATGATGAAATCGTGAAGGAAGTCTCTTCCTACCTCAAGAAGGTCGGATATAACCCTGAGAAGATCCCCTTTGTTCCCATCTCTGGTTTTGAGGGTGATAACATGATTGAGAGGTCTACCAACCTGGACTGGTACAAGGGTCCAACCCTCCTTGAGGCTCTTGATCAAATCAATGAGCCTAAGAGGCCCTCAGACAAGCCCCTCCGTCTACCACTTCAGGACGTGTACAAGATTGGCGGTATTGGAACTGTCCCAGTGGGTCGTGTGGAAACTGGTGTCCTCAAGCCTGGTATGGTTGTTACATTTGGTCCCTCTGGCCTATCCACTGAAGTTAAGTCCGTTGAGATGCACCACGAAGCTCTCCAGGAGGCTCTTCCTGGTGACAATGTTGGTTTCAACGTGAAGAACGTTGCTGTCAAGGATCTCAAGCGTGGTTATGTCGCATCTAACTCCAAGGATGATCCTGCCAAGGAGGCTGCTAACTTCACCTCTCAGGTCATCATCATGAACCACCCAGGCCAGATTGGTAACGGATATGCCCCAGTACTGGATTGCCACACCTCCCACATTGCTGTCAAGTTCGCTGAGATTTTGACCAAGATTGACAGACGATCTGGCAAGGAGCTTGAGAAGGAGCCTAAGTTCTTGAAGAATGGTGATGCTGGTATGATTAAGATGGTTCCCACCAAGCCCATGGTTGTTGAGACTTTCTCAGAGTACCCACCTCTTGGTCGATTTGCTGTTAGGGACATGAGGCAGACTGTGGCTGTTGGTGTCATCAAGAACGTTGAGAAGAAGGACCCAACTGGTGCTAAGGTCACCAAATCTGCAGCTAAAAAGAAGTGA